In Planctomonas sp. JC2975, the genomic stretch ATGTCAGCGCGGTCACGGTCGAGCTGATCGACCCGGCCGTCGCGGTCTTGGACGCCAACGTGCGCACGATCGTGGATGTGTCGTTGGAGTTCATCGACTCGATCCGCGCGGACGGGGTGCGGGAGCCGGTGAAGGCCCGCCGTGGCGAGGACGGGACCGTGTACGTCTATGACGGGCAGCGCCGCCTCCTGGCGGCCCGGGAAGCCGGGCTGGCGGGGATCCCGGCCGTGTTCGGGCTGGCCGAGCAGGGCGGCACCGTGGCGGCACGGATCGCCGATCAGTTGCGCACGTTC encodes the following:
- a CDS encoding ParB/RepB/Spo0J family partition protein — protein: MSSKKSTTEADGPAATVDVSAVTVELIDPAVAVLDANVRTIVDVSLEFIDSIRADGVREPVKARRGEDGTVYVYDGQRRLLAAREAGLAGIPAVFGLAEQGGTVAARIADQLRTFARDELTPLDRVAAVRQLSLEGVSVTRIARSTGTSKKRVADILTVAGSATATQAATEYGQQLTL